A single genomic interval of Chitinophaga sp. 180180018-3 harbors:
- a CDS encoding helix-turn-helix transcriptional regulator produces MPEGRPQPFDATTPGNCLPAKYKLSPRELDIIRLIKEGKSTKQIAVVLELSIYTVETHHKNINRKLNVQSTAELISVVNNLRS; encoded by the coding sequence TTGCCGGAGGGAAGGCCGCAGCCATTTGATGCCACAACACCTGGCAACTGCCTGCCGGCCAAATATAAGCTCTCTCCCAGGGAACTGGATATTATCAGACTTATCAAAGAAGGGAAATCTACCAAACAGATTGCCGTCGTATTGGAACTAAGTATTTATACGGTAGAAACCCATCATAAAAACATCAACCGGAAATTAAATGTACAAAGTACTGCCGAATTGATTTCAGTAGTGAATAATCTCCGAAGTTAA
- a CDS encoding alpha/beta hydrolase, whose product MKVIFSVLLMFSSFLGVAQTPKNAAKEEQKTIYFFSGIGADSTIFRNLKLPGYRKVYISWIPALPNESLTQYAGRIKSQITVENPYIIGLSFGGIVAVEVSKQIWVKKMVLISSVRTKDELNKRQYFFMRLGLYRIIPGSLLRRTNFLTYRYFGARTETDKKALTKLLQGTDVTFFRWALKSIAYWDNKVAPERTIQIHGTVDRVIASRFVHPDYRIKGGGHIMVFNRADTISKIIRNYFRE is encoded by the coding sequence GTGAAAGTGATTTTTTCTGTTTTATTGATGTTCAGCAGCTTTTTGGGAGTGGCGCAAACTCCAAAGAACGCAGCTAAAGAAGAACAAAAAACTATTTATTTTTTCAGCGGTATCGGTGCAGATTCAACCATATTCAGGAACCTGAAACTTCCGGGTTACCGCAAGGTCTATATCTCCTGGATCCCCGCTTTGCCAAATGAATCATTAACACAGTACGCAGGCAGGATAAAAAGTCAGATCACGGTCGAAAATCCGTACATCATCGGACTCTCTTTTGGAGGTATAGTGGCTGTAGAGGTATCTAAGCAGATATGGGTGAAAAAAATGGTGCTGATCTCTTCAGTCAGAACAAAGGATGAATTGAACAAAAGGCAGTACTTTTTTATGAGATTGGGACTATATCGAATCATTCCCGGTTCATTGCTAAGACGCACCAATTTTCTCACTTATCGCTATTTTGGCGCCCGGACTGAAACTGATAAAAAAGCATTAACTAAATTACTACAAGGCACAGATGTTACTTTTTTTCGTTGGGCCCTGAAAAGCATTGCTTATTGGGATAATAAAGTAGCGCCTGAGAGAACGATTCAAATACATGGAACGGTCGACAGGGTGATAGCCAGCAGGTTTGTACATCCGGATTACCGCATTAAGGGAGGAGGGCATATCATGGTTTTTAACAGGGCGGATACGATTAGTAAAATTATCAGGAATTATTTTCGGGAGTAG
- a CDS encoding DUF2306 domain-containing protein: MQENNMALSGRTLRLTTKFWFIIFLMGQLIFAWYIFMLYWKSAALGEFEKWNSATPHLYIKGQAIRNIVFGLHAAIAGIISVIGPLQLVPQIRKYAPAYHRISGRLYVIVAFLISIDGIYLTWRKGAVGDFPAHVVISINAFIIMICGYFTIRYAIKRNLKAHNQWAVHLLLAMSGVWLFRVFLMLWLIINGGPVGFDPDTFSGPFLNVLAVLVYIFPQALVAYYFKARNSNTRLPKVFFSILITLITIGMTVGIIAATLGMWLPRLN, from the coding sequence ATGCAGGAAAATAACATGGCACTTTCAGGAAGAACATTGCGCCTGACCACAAAATTTTGGTTTATCATCTTTTTAATGGGCCAACTAATATTTGCCTGGTACATTTTTATGCTGTACTGGAAATCCGCTGCTTTGGGCGAATTTGAAAAATGGAATTCGGCGACTCCCCATCTATATATAAAAGGCCAGGCTATCAGAAATATAGTTTTTGGGCTACATGCGGCAATAGCTGGTATCATTAGTGTTATTGGCCCTTTGCAGCTTGTTCCGCAAATACGTAAATATGCGCCTGCATATCATAGAATTAGTGGGCGGTTATATGTTATTGTTGCTTTTCTCATCAGCATTGACGGAATTTATCTTACATGGCGAAAAGGCGCTGTTGGTGATTTTCCGGCCCATGTAGTGATTAGCATTAATGCGTTTATCATAATGATTTGTGGATATTTTACCATTCGGTATGCCATCAAAAGGAACCTGAAAGCACACAATCAATGGGCAGTACATCTGCTTTTGGCGATGAGCGGAGTTTGGCTTTTCCGGGTATTCCTGATGCTTTGGCTTATCATCAACGGTGGCCCTGTTGGATTTGACCCGGACACATTCAGCGGGCCATTCTTAAATGTGCTGGCTGTTTTAGTTTATATCTTTCCTCAGGCGCTTGTTGCTTATTATTTTAAAGCCCGCAATTCGAATACCCGGCTACCGAAAGTATTTTTTTCTATTCTTATTACCTTGATTACAATTGGAATGACCGTAGGTATTATAGCTGCCACACTAGGTATGTGGTTGCCGAGATTGAACTGA
- a CDS encoding FecR domain-containing protein, giving the protein MTHLTPYHEYLLLGKLSNTLDERESVELELLLQRDPGVATAYEEMAQRLPAEKVATGFSEADAPGYWDDLAARFRQPDATALTFEQTKTFALPNRQRKLTILKRYSAAAVIVCAIAGTTLFWHSLQQGKKQAAGNVGKPGIALQLADGSTVNLSLQQGNINKGGATLSNSGNTLTYNTVKNASPAGINILTVPVGLDYKIRLDDGSEIWMNSATELRFPLTFTGNTREITINGEAYMKIAKDPDKPFIVHLPKTTVQVLGTAFNVNTYSTNTEKVSLLEGSVHLQNPAGERSLTPGKEAVYTNGKAVVVQSFDERQTLSWQKGLFYFDEMKLSDICAVIPRWFGMQVVIDNPGTGDKKFVGVLDRNQPIAVFQGDLKMLAGVDSYIDEKKVLHFR; this is encoded by the coding sequence ATGACGCATTTAACACCTTATCATGAATATCTGTTGCTGGGCAAGCTCAGTAATACGCTCGACGAAAGAGAATCCGTTGAGCTGGAGTTGTTGCTGCAGCGTGATCCGGGTGTAGCCACTGCTTACGAAGAAATGGCACAACGGCTACCGGCTGAAAAAGTAGCCACCGGATTCAGTGAAGCAGATGCGCCGGGATATTGGGACGACCTGGCGGCCCGCTTCCGGCAGCCGGATGCGACAGCGCTTACTTTCGAACAAACGAAAACATTTGCACTTCCAAACAGACAAAGAAAACTAACTATACTCAAAAGATATTCGGCAGCAGCTGTTATCGTATGCGCAATTGCCGGTACGACCCTGTTCTGGCACTCATTACAGCAGGGGAAAAAACAGGCTGCAGGTAACGTTGGTAAGCCCGGTATTGCATTGCAGCTGGCCGACGGCAGTACCGTTAATCTTTCCCTGCAGCAGGGGAATATCAATAAGGGAGGCGCTACCCTGAGTAACAGCGGAAATACCCTTACTTATAACACCGTTAAAAACGCTTCTCCTGCCGGTATCAATATTCTTACCGTACCGGTTGGGCTGGATTACAAAATCCGGCTGGATGATGGTTCGGAAATTTGGATGAATTCAGCAACAGAGCTGCGGTTTCCGTTGACCTTTACCGGTAATACGCGGGAGATAACGATTAACGGTGAAGCCTATATGAAAATTGCAAAAGATCCGGATAAGCCATTCATTGTACATCTGCCTAAAACTACGGTACAGGTATTGGGTACAGCGTTTAACGTCAACACCTATAGCACCAATACTGAAAAGGTATCATTACTGGAAGGCAGTGTACACCTGCAAAATCCGGCTGGCGAGCGCAGTTTAACACCGGGTAAGGAAGCAGTTTATACGAACGGCAAAGCGGTAGTAGTGCAAAGCTTTGATGAACGGCAAACGTTGAGCTGGCAGAAAGGATTGTTTTATTTCGACGAAATGAAGCTATCCGATATCTGTGCAGTGATACCACGCTGGTTTGGTATGCAGGTAGTGATTGACAATCCGGGTACGGGCGATAAGAAGTTTGTGGGGGTGTTGGATCGCAACCAGCCGATTGCTGTTTTCCAGGGGGATCTGAAGATGCTGGCAGGTGTGGATTCGTATATTGATGAGAAGAAGGTGTTGCATTTCAGGTGA
- a CDS encoding serine hydrolase, with product MNSRIFFLLVFLSAGLRLSAQKELLNVENIIKREMDERRIPGLQVAVVQKGAIVLNKSYGIANIQDNVAVTNQSIFAINSCTKVFTAVAIMQLVEEGKIDLSAPASTYLDSLPDNWKSVTITQMLTHTSGFPDLLKILDPFVGSLGSLKNEEAIWEKLKTIPMDFKPGEKFSYNQTNGYLLGKIIDKLYGKPFAQMFLEKQFQPVGMSNTLFGDSRDVIPHFAPTYSYRQNMDGRKLNDFKLVNNYYEFPYFRRTASGLNTTAEDMANWIIALQKGRLIKSKSLINKMWTPSVFNDGNPTPWALGWGMNKFRVNHRAVGMSGGGRAAFLIYPEDDLAVIVWTNLGGAFPEDFLEELAGVYNAGIINADPLTFLRINLRKVGFEKAIEITEKEKKVNPQFIPNEFEINEWAYRMMSKNQLKEALEIFKLNVHLFPQSWNAYDSYGEALLKSDRKAEAIAMYKKSVALNPANDNGKKVLETLLK from the coding sequence ATGAATTCCCGGATCTTTTTCCTTCTTGTTTTTCTCTCCGCAGGACTCCGCCTTTCAGCACAGAAAGAGTTGCTCAATGTTGAAAATATAATTAAAAGAGAAATGGATGAAAGACGAATTCCGGGATTACAGGTTGCTGTAGTGCAAAAGGGAGCAATCGTTTTGAATAAATCATATGGAATAGCAAATATTCAGGATAATGTTGCAGTTACTAATCAATCAATTTTTGCGATCAATTCATGTACGAAAGTCTTTACTGCTGTCGCAATAATGCAATTGGTGGAAGAAGGGAAAATAGATTTATCGGCTCCCGCTTCAACGTACCTGGATAGTTTGCCCGATAACTGGAAATCCGTCACAATAACACAAATGCTGACACATACTTCAGGTTTCCCTGACCTGCTAAAAATCCTGGATCCATTTGTTGGCAGTTTAGGCAGTTTGAAAAATGAGGAGGCCATTTGGGAAAAATTAAAAACTATTCCTATGGATTTCAAACCCGGTGAAAAATTCAGCTATAATCAAACCAATGGATATTTGTTAGGAAAAATAATCGACAAATTATATGGCAAGCCATTCGCACAGATGTTTTTAGAAAAGCAGTTCCAACCGGTAGGTATGTCTAATACACTTTTCGGAGATTCCCGCGATGTCATTCCGCATTTTGCACCTACGTACAGCTACAGGCAAAATATGGACGGACGGAAGCTAAATGATTTCAAACTTGTCAATAATTATTATGAATTTCCTTATTTCCGCAGAACCGCTTCGGGCTTGAATACAACCGCAGAGGATATGGCAAATTGGATAATAGCTTTACAAAAGGGGAGATTGATAAAATCAAAAAGTCTTATCAATAAGATGTGGACGCCATCAGTTTTTAACGACGGTAATCCCACGCCCTGGGCATTGGGCTGGGGAATGAATAAATTCAGGGTAAATCATCGCGCCGTTGGTATGTCGGGCGGCGGACGGGCAGCATTTTTGATTTATCCCGAAGATGATTTAGCGGTAATAGTCTGGACGAACCTCGGAGGAGCATTCCCGGAGGATTTTTTGGAAGAACTGGCAGGCGTTTATAACGCCGGAATAATTAATGCGGATCCTCTTACCTTCCTGAGAATTAACCTTCGAAAGGTCGGCTTTGAAAAAGCAATTGAAATAACAGAGAAAGAAAAAAAAGTCAATCCACAATTTATTCCTAATGAATTTGAAATAAATGAATGGGCTTATCGAATGATGTCGAAAAACCAGCTTAAAGAAGCCCTGGAAATTTTCAAATTAAATGTACACTTGTTTCCACAAAGCTGGAATGCTTATGATAGTTACGGAGAAGCCCTATTGAAAAGCGATAGAAAAGCGGAAGCGATAGCCATGTATAAAAAGTCAGTAGCGCTAAATCCTGCAAACGACAACGGGAAAAAAGTATTAGAAACTTTACTGAAATAG
- a CDS encoding Crp/Fnr family transcriptional regulator, with translation MPEHDKNQCRRTFKPLRVPANTLLDVAGKIPQYNNFIVSGYMRKYYVNDKEEEITVDLNDGPRFFTSYFHFVQQTVSNEYLHCITDCELLRISKSDADSTAETSFTQKDYTIKLFNQVQEEYRERINDLANLTAEQRYLKFIHNTPNIIKNVPLKYIASYLGIKPESLSRIRRDIS, from the coding sequence ATGCCCGAGCATGATAAAAATCAATGCCGGCGTACTTTCAAGCCGTTGCGGGTTCCGGCGAATACATTACTTGATGTGGCAGGGAAAATACCGCAGTATAACAATTTTATTGTTTCGGGTTATATGCGCAAATATTACGTAAATGACAAAGAAGAGGAAATAACAGTTGATCTGAACGATGGCCCCAGATTTTTCACCTCCTACTTTCATTTCGTGCAACAGACTGTTTCCAACGAATACCTTCATTGTATTACAGATTGCGAGTTGCTCCGGATTTCCAAATCAGATGCTGACTCGACCGCCGAAACAAGCTTTACGCAAAAGGACTATACGATAAAACTGTTTAATCAGGTACAGGAAGAATATAGAGAAAGAATTAACGACCTTGCAAATCTTACGGCAGAACAGCGTTATTTAAAATTTATACATAATACGCCCAACATCATTAAAAATGTTCCACTTAAATACATCGCATCCTACCTCGGTATAAAGCCGGAAAGCCTGAGCAGAATCAGAAGGGACATTTCTTAA
- a CDS encoding TonB-dependent receptor, whose translation MQRKGIVNAIMKLTTVSISILLCSVQLLLATSAYSQQYEDRKISLDFSKASLKTILNAIEKKADVVIMFEATDAIKKEKASIAVTGATVSAVLNQLLHPRGLQWDIRGNIIRLYSAKKADQRATEPSPAQSSSNSSVSTDRISGRVTDSTGLPLVGVNVRIKGMSKGTITDGQGNFRLEVPGDATLVFSYVGYHEQEVTINGKQTINITLVPSTGGLNEVVVVGYGTQKKADVTGSVATINADNLAKVPVSSVTNALVGKLPGLVAIQSSGQPGMDASSLNVRGFGNALIIVDGVESNFRNIDASEIESVSILKDGAASIYGARAGNGVILVTTKRGVEGKPTVSFNGTATLQRPTYFQKMLSSGEYTTLASETYLQSGQPANAVPYTQEQIKKYYEAKEPGYYNTDWSKQILRSWAPMQNYNLSVRGGNKNIRYYTFLGTMQQGSFWKKNGGDYKRYNFQTNVDANILDNLTVGVTVSNIIDNINSTNRPQNGGGYLFADLYNNKPMYPASLPDPTKIPFSGSATGGALVQSNRELGGYSDDHFQTFTQSVNINYNFKKLKGLSLKAFGNYTRINDNQKSYARPVDLWTYNVDTKQYSLAAQYNSNTQLNQQKSETTTLTGQFSINYNNTFNSVHTISAMALYEAYSYSYDYISAGRANFTFPSLDQMFAGDVNTESNNGGASQTGRSSYVGRINYGYANKYLAQFILRADASAKFPPGSRWGYFPSASLGWRMGQENFLKHVYNLDELKLRASYGASGYDGVGDFQYLSGYGPTLMPALFGGVPVMGIASLGMPNPNLSWERISIYNAGIEYSFFKRKLYGELDVFYRKRNGIPARRTTSLPSTFGADLPLENLNSMSNRGFELSVGTSGKSGDWKWDVSGNISWQRAKWGHVEEVDYTDPDSKRINQLSGQWVDRTFGYKSAGLFTSQDQIDHLGIQYPGNPVLHPGDVKYVDVNKDGILDWKDQVEIGKGQIPEYMAGLNINVTYKDFDLSALIQGAFGYYKNVNLGAYTKTYFDNRWTEANNNPNALIPRLGGAGTNGLLSDRNFIKADYARLKSIALGYNLPKSVIQTIGFQHARVYVGATNIFTLSKLNKYDVDPESPFSVQDGQPTTSYYPQQKTIMLGVNISL comes from the coding sequence ATGCAAAGAAAGGGTATTGTAAATGCCATTATGAAATTGACGACAGTTAGTATTTCGATTCTTTTGTGCTCTGTTCAATTACTGCTGGCCACTTCCGCTTATTCACAACAGTATGAAGACCGGAAAATTTCGCTGGATTTCTCCAAAGCTTCTCTTAAAACAATTTTGAATGCTATCGAGAAGAAAGCTGATGTAGTTATCATGTTTGAAGCTACTGATGCCATTAAAAAAGAAAAAGCCAGTATCGCGGTCACTGGCGCTACCGTGTCGGCTGTGCTGAACCAACTGCTGCATCCGCGGGGCTTACAATGGGACATACGTGGTAATATCATACGGTTGTACAGCGCAAAGAAAGCAGATCAGCGTGCTACAGAACCATCGCCTGCGCAGAGCAGCAGTAATAGTTCGGTGAGCACAGACCGGATCTCGGGCCGGGTTACGGATAGTACCGGCCTGCCTTTGGTAGGTGTGAACGTCCGTATAAAGGGAATGAGTAAAGGAACAATCACTGATGGTCAGGGCAACTTCCGGCTGGAAGTGCCCGGAGATGCAACACTGGTGTTCTCCTATGTAGGATATCATGAACAGGAAGTAACCATCAATGGAAAGCAAACCATCAATATAACCCTGGTGCCGTCTACCGGTGGATTGAACGAGGTGGTAGTAGTAGGTTATGGTACCCAGAAGAAGGCAGATGTAACCGGATCTGTGGCTACGATAAACGCCGATAACCTGGCCAAAGTGCCGGTGTCGTCGGTGACCAATGCGCTGGTCGGCAAGCTGCCCGGACTCGTGGCTATACAGTCGAGCGGCCAACCCGGCATGGATGCTTCCAGCCTGAATGTACGCGGATTCGGCAATGCCCTGATCATTGTAGACGGCGTGGAATCCAACTTCAGAAACATAGATGCAAGCGAGATAGAAAGTGTATCTATCCTGAAAGACGGCGCTGCTTCTATCTATGGAGCCAGAGCCGGTAACGGGGTTATTCTTGTTACCACTAAAAGAGGCGTGGAAGGAAAGCCTACCGTTTCATTCAACGGAACGGCTACTTTACAACGGCCTACTTACTTCCAGAAAATGCTCTCTTCCGGCGAATATACCACGCTGGCATCTGAAACCTATCTGCAGTCGGGCCAGCCGGCTAACGCGGTCCCCTACACGCAGGAGCAGATAAAAAAATATTACGAAGCTAAGGAGCCAGGTTATTATAATACCGACTGGTCTAAACAAATACTGAGGAGCTGGGCGCCTATGCAGAATTACAATCTCTCTGTACGCGGCGGGAATAAAAATATCAGGTACTATACCTTCCTGGGCACCATGCAACAGGGCTCCTTCTGGAAAAAGAACGGTGGCGATTATAAACGCTACAACTTTCAGACAAATGTAGACGCTAACATTCTCGATAACCTCACCGTTGGCGTTACAGTGTCTAATATCATCGACAATATCAATTCAACCAACCGGCCGCAAAATGGCGGAGGATATCTTTTCGCAGACTTATACAACAACAAGCCGATGTACCCGGCCAGCCTGCCGGATCCCACCAAGATCCCTTTCTCAGGCTCTGCTACAGGTGGCGCGCTGGTACAATCCAACAGGGAACTGGGTGGCTATTCCGATGACCACTTCCAGACATTCACGCAAAGTGTAAACATCAACTACAACTTCAAAAAATTAAAAGGACTTTCTTTAAAAGCATTCGGGAACTATACCAGGATAAATGATAATCAAAAATCATACGCCAGGCCGGTAGATCTGTGGACATATAATGTCGATACAAAACAATATTCGCTGGCTGCACAATATAATTCCAATACACAGCTTAATCAGCAGAAATCAGAGACTACTACGCTAACAGGACAGTTTTCTATCAATTATAACAATACTTTCAATAGTGTGCACACTATCAGCGCTATGGCGTTGTATGAAGCCTATTCATATTCCTATGATTATATTTCTGCCGGGAGAGCGAATTTTACTTTCCCTTCTCTGGATCAGATGTTTGCGGGAGATGTTAATACGGAAAGCAACAACGGAGGCGCCAGTCAAACCGGAAGATCCAGTTATGTTGGCCGTATAAATTATGGCTACGCCAACAAATACCTGGCTCAGTTTATTCTACGTGCCGATGCTTCTGCCAAATTCCCGCCGGGCTCCAGGTGGGGCTATTTCCCCAGTGCCTCTCTGGGCTGGCGCATGGGACAGGAAAACTTCCTGAAGCACGTGTATAACCTGGATGAGCTGAAACTCCGCGCCAGCTACGGTGCTTCCGGATATGATGGCGTGGGCGACTTCCAGTACCTTTCCGGATATGGACCTACACTGATGCCGGCTCTTTTCGGCGGTGTACCGGTAATGGGTATTGCATCACTGGGCATGCCCAATCCTAACCTGTCGTGGGAAAGAATATCTATCTACAATGCGGGCATTGAATACTCTTTTTTCAAACGCAAACTGTATGGCGAGCTCGATGTATTCTATCGCAAGCGAAATGGTATTCCGGCAAGAAGAACTACCAGCCTTCCATCTACTTTCGGCGCCGATCTGCCATTGGAAAACCTCAATAGTATGAGCAACCGGGGTTTTGAACTGAGTGTGGGAACGTCGGGTAAAAGTGGCGACTGGAAATGGGATGTAAGCGGTAATATCTCCTGGCAACGCGCTAAATGGGGCCATGTGGAAGAAGTGGACTATACCGATCCCGATTCCAAAAGAATCAATCAGCTCTCAGGCCAGTGGGTCGACCGTACTTTTGGATATAAGTCAGCCGGATTGTTCACCAGCCAGGATCAGATCGATCACCTGGGTATACAATATCCCGGCAACCCTGTACTGCATCCCGGAGATGTAAAGTATGTAGACGTGAATAAAGATGGCATACTGGATTGGAAAGACCAGGTAGAAATTGGTAAAGGACAGATCCCGGAGTATATGGCAGGCCTCAATATCAATGTAACGTATAAGGATTTCGACTTATCCGCACTTATCCAGGGGGCATTTGGTTATTACAAGAATGTAAATCTTGGCGCCTACACAAAAACCTATTTCGATAACCGGTGGACGGAAGCAAATAATAATCCCAATGCACTGATCCCGCGACTGGGCGGCGCCGGCACCAATGGTTTGCTTTCTGACCGGAACTTTATCAAAGCAGACTATGCAAGACTGAAAAGTATTGCCCTCGGCTATAATTTGCCAAAGTCAGTAATACAAACGATAGGTTTCCAGCATGCAAGGGTATACGTGGGTGCTACCAACATTTTTACCTTGTCGAAACTGAACAAATATGATGTTGACCCGGAATCGCCGTTCTCGGTGCAGGATGGCCAGCCAACTACGTCTTATTATCCGCAGCAGAAGACAATCATGCTGGGTGTAAATATCTCATTATAA
- a CDS encoding VOC family protein produces MTKNKLIRMDNVGIVVESLDNAIPFFMELGLKLEGRGTIEGEWAGSVTGLGDQCVEVAMMVTPDGHSRLELSQFLRPTVVSDNRMAPVNALGYLRVMFTVKDIDEMVSRLSKHGAQLVGEVVQYQDTYRLCYIRGAEGILIGLAEELGNK; encoded by the coding sequence ATGACAAAGAACAAATTAATAAGAATGGACAATGTCGGCATTGTTGTAGAATCGCTCGATAATGCCATCCCTTTTTTCATGGAGTTAGGCCTAAAGCTTGAAGGACGGGGCACCATTGAGGGGGAATGGGCCGGTAGCGTTACCGGACTGGGCGATCAATGTGTAGAGGTGGCCATGATGGTTACGCCTGATGGGCACAGTCGTTTGGAACTTTCGCAATTTCTCCGCCCAACTGTAGTTTCAGACAACCGCATGGCCCCCGTGAACGCACTTGGTTATTTGCGTGTCATGTTCACGGTTAAAGACATTGACGAGATGGTATCCAGGCTCAGCAAACATGGCGCTCAGCTCGTTGGCGAAGTGGTGCAGTATCAGGACACATACCGGCTGTGCTACATTCGTGGGGCAGAAGGGATTCTGATTGGTCTGGCAGAAGAACTAGGTAATAAATAA
- a CDS encoding sigma-70 family RNA polymerase sigma factor produces the protein MTPALFDYTNLLQRLQQHDLDAFNILYSRSRKRLFVLAYSITADDAVSKDIVQDFFIDFWENRRYEHIKQSLEGYLIFAIRNKALKYNRAQASLLKKAQSMPLPVAVAATHVIEHRELEREIDQAISLLPPMAGKVFRLHYLEHLSHLQIAEQLGISKSTVSSHMDRALKELRVTLRNTGI, from the coding sequence ATGACGCCAGCGTTATTTGATTATACAAATTTACTGCAACGGTTGCAACAGCATGACCTGGATGCATTCAACATCCTATACAGCAGATCACGCAAAAGACTGTTTGTACTGGCCTATTCTATTACAGCTGATGATGCAGTTTCAAAAGATATTGTGCAGGATTTCTTTATTGACTTTTGGGAAAACAGGCGTTATGAGCATATTAAGCAGTCGCTCGAAGGCTACCTGATATTTGCCATACGCAACAAGGCACTCAAGTACAACAGGGCGCAGGCATCGTTGTTAAAGAAGGCACAGTCGATGCCGTTACCGGTAGCAGTTGCGGCTACTCATGTTATCGAGCACAGAGAGCTGGAAAGGGAGATTGATCAGGCCATCAGCCTGTTGCCGCCTATGGCAGGGAAAGTATTCAGATTACATTACCTGGAACATTTATCTCACTTGCAGATAGCAGAGCAGTTAGGTATCAGCAAGTCGACCGTCAGTAGTCATATGGACAGGGCACTCAAAGAACTAAGAGTTACATTAAGGAACACAGGAATTTAA